A region of Geobacillus sp. 46C-IIa DNA encodes the following proteins:
- a CDS encoding acetoacetate--CoA ligase gives MKAITEGTILWQPTNEQVKQSNIQRYMDWLKEHKGLSFASYRQLWTWSVEQLEQFWETVWEYSGVQAATPYECVLRERKMPGAEWFPGATLNYAKHVFRHARADRPALIFRSERVPYREVSWQELTEKTAAIAQALREMGVKRGDRVVAYMPNIPETVMAFLACASIGAIWSSCSPDFGAGSVIDRFVQIEPTVLFAVDGCQYNGKEFDKMPVVSELRAQLPSLKKTVLLPYWREQLEAPDDGVVLWDDVVANKAELVYEDVPFDHPLWILYSSGTTGLPKPIVQGHGGILLEHLKALSIADNLTPESTFFWFTTTGWMMWNFLIGGLLAGATVVLYDGSPTYPDGNILWELAEKAGITHFGTSAAFINVCMKLGLKPKEHYDLSKLEAVLSTGSPLTVEGFAWVYENVKDDICLASCSGGTDVCTAFVVGSPILPVRAGVLSCRALGADVQAFDENGQPLVNEVGELVITKPMPSMPLFFWNDPDGERYRSSYFDTYPGVWKHGDWIKIDEQGGCVIYGRSDSTINRAGVRMGTSEIYRAVEAVDGVLESLVVDLEMMGKQSFMPLFVVLKPGVALDDELKERIRQSIRQHVSPRFIPDDIYEVKQIPKTLNGKKMEIPIRKLLLGFPLEKAVNPGSMANPEALDFFLELAKTLAAKSKTS, from the coding sequence ATGAAAGCGATTACGGAAGGAACGATCCTTTGGCAACCAACAAACGAGCAAGTCAAACAGTCCAACATTCAGCGGTATATGGACTGGCTGAAAGAACACAAAGGGCTGTCGTTTGCCTCGTACCGCCAGCTATGGACATGGTCGGTCGAACAGCTTGAGCAGTTTTGGGAAACGGTTTGGGAATATAGTGGTGTGCAGGCAGCGACACCGTATGAATGTGTGTTGCGGGAGCGAAAGATGCCCGGAGCGGAGTGGTTTCCCGGGGCGACGCTCAACTATGCGAAACATGTATTCCGGCATGCGCGCGCTGACCGACCGGCGCTCATTTTCCGCTCTGAGCGCGTCCCGTACCGGGAAGTGTCGTGGCAAGAGCTGACTGAAAAGACAGCGGCGATCGCCCAAGCGTTGCGGGAAATGGGAGTGAAGCGCGGCGACCGCGTTGTCGCCTATATGCCGAATATTCCGGAGACGGTGATGGCGTTTTTGGCTTGCGCCTCGATTGGCGCCATTTGGTCAAGCTGCTCGCCCGACTTTGGCGCCGGCAGCGTCATCGACCGGTTCGTGCAAATCGAGCCGACCGTCTTGTTTGCTGTCGACGGCTGCCAATACAACGGCAAAGAGTTTGACAAAATGCCAGTCGTTTCGGAGTTGCGCGCCCAGCTGCCGTCATTGAAAAAGACGGTGCTGCTCCCGTATTGGCGCGAACAACTCGAAGCGCCCGATGACGGGGTGGTGCTGTGGGACGATGTCGTCGCCAATAAGGCGGAGCTTGTCTATGAAGACGTTCCGTTTGACCACCCGCTTTGGATTTTGTATTCTTCAGGGACGACCGGCTTGCCAAAGCCAATTGTCCAAGGGCACGGTGGCATTTTGCTTGAGCATTTGAAAGCGCTGTCGATTGCCGATAACTTGACGCCGGAGAGCACGTTTTTCTGGTTTACGACGACCGGATGGATGATGTGGAACTTTTTGATCGGCGGGTTGCTCGCTGGAGCGACCGTGGTGCTCTATGACGGAAGCCCGACGTACCCGGATGGCAACATCTTATGGGAACTCGCGGAGAAAGCGGGGATCACTCATTTTGGCACGAGCGCGGCGTTTATTAACGTCTGCATGAAGCTCGGCCTCAAACCGAAAGAGCACTATGACTTATCGAAGCTTGAAGCCGTGCTCTCGACCGGCTCGCCGCTCACGGTTGAAGGGTTCGCCTGGGTGTATGAAAATGTGAAGGATGACATTTGCCTGGCATCGTGCAGCGGCGGAACGGATGTGTGTACCGCGTTTGTCGTCGGTTCGCCGATTTTGCCGGTGCGCGCCGGCGTCCTCTCATGCCGCGCGCTAGGAGCTGATGTACAGGCATTTGATGAAAACGGCCAGCCGCTTGTGAATGAAGTTGGTGAGCTCGTCATTACGAAGCCCATGCCATCGATGCCGCTCTTTTTCTGGAACGACCCGGACGGCGAGCGGTATCGGAGCAGCTATTTTGACACGTATCCGGGCGTTTGGAAGCACGGCGATTGGATTAAGATTGATGAACAAGGCGGTTGTGTCATTTATGGCCGCTCCGACTCAACGATCAACCGCGCCGGCGTCCGCATGGGCACGAGCGAAATTTACCGCGCCGTCGAAGCGGTCGACGGGGTGCTTGAGAGCCTTGTCGTCGATCTAGAAATGATGGGCAAGCAATCATTCATGCCCCTGTTCGTCGTCCTCAAGCCAGGCGTGGCGCTCGATGATGAGCTGAAGGAACGCATCCGCCAGTCGATTCGGCAGCATGTCTCGCCGCGCTTTATTCCGGACGACATTTACGAGGTAAAGCAAATTCCGAAAACGTTAAACGGAAAGAAAATGGAAATTCCAATCCGCAAGCTGCTCTTAGGCTTCCCGCTCGAAAAAGCGGTCAACCCAGGCTCGATGGCCAATCCGGAGGCGCTCGACTTTTTCCTTGAGCTAGCGAAGACACTGGCGGCGAAATCAAAAACGAGCTGA
- a CDS encoding FeoA family protein: MAERNDWRLSEMKPGERFRIRKVTIPDAVLKRRLLDLGFVPGGEVEVGQRSPFGDPTAYRVCGTTIALRKQESDYIYGEKISHG; encoded by the coding sequence ATGGCCGAGCGAAATGATTGGCGACTCTCGGAAATGAAGCCGGGGGAACGATTCCGTATTCGGAAAGTCACCATTCCTGATGCAGTATTAAAACGAAGGCTGCTTGACTTAGGTTTTGTGCCGGGCGGGGAGGTCGAGGTCGGGCAAAGAAGTCCGTTTGGCGACCCGACCGCCTATCGCGTATGTGGAACGACGATCGCATTAAGAAAACAAGAAAGCGACTATATTTACGGGGAGAAGATCAGTCATGGTTAA
- a CDS encoding FeoB small GTPase domain-containing protein → MVNATYTIALMGNPNTGKSTLFNVLTGLRQHTGNWPGKTVTHAEGEFVYRGATYRIVDLPGTYSLYSNSADEEVARDFLLFQRPDITIVVVDATALERNLNLALQVLEMTDRTIIAVNLIDEARKKGIRINTKKLAAKLGVPVVPMSARNKEGIVQLLETVDALAHGRIQTKPLSVQYSPDIEQSIAKLIPRIKEIVGETYPVRWIALRLLDGDMSLLHALEQPPQLPKKEGVVHVCHSSVKSV, encoded by the coding sequence ATGGTTAATGCGACATATACGATTGCCTTGATGGGCAATCCGAATACCGGAAAAAGCACGCTGTTTAACGTCCTGACGGGGCTGCGCCAACATACCGGCAATTGGCCAGGAAAAACTGTCACCCACGCGGAAGGGGAATTTGTCTATCGCGGGGCGACGTACCGAATCGTCGATTTGCCGGGCACATACTCTCTCTATTCCAATTCAGCCGATGAAGAAGTGGCACGCGATTTTCTTTTGTTCCAACGGCCGGATATAACGATCGTCGTCGTTGATGCCACAGCGCTCGAGCGCAACTTAAACTTGGCGCTTCAAGTGTTGGAAATGACCGACCGTACCATTATTGCCGTCAATCTCATAGACGAAGCAAGAAAGAAAGGCATTCGCATCAACACCAAAAAACTGGCAGCCAAACTCGGCGTACCGGTTGTGCCGATGTCTGCACGCAACAAAGAAGGCATTGTCCAATTGTTGGAAACCGTGGATGCTTTGGCACACGGCCGCATCCAAACGAAGCCGCTTTCCGTTCAATACAGCCCGGATATTGAACAAAGCATCGCCAAACTCATTCCGCGCATCAAGGAAATCGTCGGTGAAACGTATCCTGTGCGCTGGATTGCGCTCCGGTTGCTCGACGGCGATATGTCGTTGCTCCACGCCCTCGAGCAGCCACCGCAACTGCCTAAAAAGGAGGGGGTTGTCCATGTCTGCCATAGCTCCGTCAAATCGGTTTGA